The Bradyrhizobium sp. LLZ17 genomic sequence GAGCTTCTCGCGGATCGCGGGCCAGTCCTTTGCGAGGTGCTTCCAGGCGAACGGCAGCACCAGCAGGAACGCGAAGGTCCAGCGCAGGAACGACAGCGTCACCGGCGGGATGTGACCGGCGGCGAGCCGCCCGACAACGGCGTTGCCGGCCCAGCACAGCGCTGTGATCGAGAGCAGCAGATAGGGCTGATTGGCGATCCAGTTGTGGCCGGGCTGGTCGGCGCTCGTGGTCTGGCCAGTGGCGGACATTTTATTGTTATGGCCCCTGCGTGGCGTGCGCCGAGGCCTTCGGCCCGGCGATGTCCGGGCCGGTCGAGACCCGGCACGTTCAAAAACACGGAAACGCGCCGGATATCAATGGCGCGAGGCGCATCGGCTCCATGCGCCGGGAGCGATGCGGCGGGAACCTCGCTCAGGCTTTCCGTCCTGCGCTGATCGCAAACGGCTTCAACAACTCGGCGCAGACGAGATAGATCACGACCAGCGCCGCGATGCCGGTCATCATGAGCGGAGGCGGTGCGACGAAGCCGAACCATGAGCCCAACGGCGTGAACGGCAGGACCATCGCCACCACGAGGGCGATCAGCGAGGAGATCGACAGCACCGGATCGGGCCAATTCTGCCAGGGCCGTCCATTGGTGCGGATGATGAAGATCACCAGGATCTGCGTCGCCATCGATTCGATGAACCAGGCGCTGCGGAATTCCTCCGGCGATGCGTGAAACAACATGATCAGCGCACCGAAGGTCAGGAAATCGAACACCGAGGACAGCGGGCCCATGATCCCGGCGAAACGCACCAGCCGCCTCATGCTCCACACCTGCGGCTGCGCGGTTGCGGCACGCGAGACCTGGTCGAAGGGAATGCCGAGCTCGGACAGATCGTAGAGCAGATTGTTGAGCAGAATCTGTGTCGGCAACATCGGGAGGAACGGTAGCGCCATCGAGGCGATCGCCATCGACAGCATGTTGCCGAAATTCGAGCTCGCGCCCATGCGGACATATTTCATGATGTTCGCGAAGGTGCGCCGGCCCTCTTCGACGCCGTCGGCGACGACTTCGAGGTCGGAGGCCAGCAGAATCATGTCTGCCGCGGCCTGGGCCACGCCGGTCGCGCCTTCCACCGACAGGCCGATATCGGAGGCTTTCAGCGCGGGTGCGTCGTTGATGCCGTCGCCGAGGAAGCCGACCACCTCGCCGCCGGCCTGCAGCGCCTTGACGATGCGCGATTTCTGGTCCGGCGCCAGCCGGCCGAACGCGTCGGCGGAGCGCACCTGCACCGCCAGCGCCTCGTCGCTGAGCTCGGCGATGTCGGCGCCCGACAGCACGCGCCCGGCGTTGAGCCCGACGAGGCCGGCGAGCCGCTTCACCACCAGGGGATCGTCGCCGGAGAGGATCTTCAGGCGGATGCCGGCCGCCGCAAGCCGGGCGATGGCGGCCGCCGCGGTCGGCTTCGGCGGGTCGGCGAAAGCGCACAGGCCCTCGAACACGAGACCGGTCTCGTCCTCGGTCTCGACCTCGCGCGTTGCGCCGTTCCAGGGACGCGAGGCGATTGCGACGCAGCGCAGGCCCTCCATCGCGAGCTGATGCACGCGCGCCATCGCGGCAGTTCGCGCGTCCTCGTCGATCGCGCCGCCGCGCTGCGTCGTGCACAATTCCAGCACCGTCTCCGGTGCGCCCTTGACGATCAGCAACGCGTCTTGTTCGGGACCGGTCGCGAGCACCGATCCGAGCCGGCGCGAAAAATCGAACGCCTGCCGGCCGGCAAGGATCCAGCCTTGCGCGGCATCCGGCTGGCTTGCAGCCAGCGCCGCATCGAGCGACCCGCGATCGCCGCCGAGAGCTGCGGCGATGGCACCGAGACGCGCGGCGCGGGCATCGTCCTTGCCATCGACATCGAGGCTCCTGGCCAGCGTGATCTCGGCCGAGGTCAGCGTGCCCGTCTTGTCGGTGCACAGGACGGTCATGGCGCCGAGGTCGTGGATTGCGGCGAGGCGCTTGACGATCACCTTGCGGCCGGCCATCCGCAATGCGCCGCGCGACAGCGTCACCGTGGTGATCATCGGCAACAACTCCGGGGTCAGCCCGACCGCGAGAGCGACGGCAAACAGCAGCGAGTCCATCACCGGGCGGCCGAACACCACGCGCACGGTGAGCACGACCAGCACCAGTGCCAGCGTGGCGCGTGCGATCACGAGGCCGAATTCGCGCAGGTCGCGCTCGAAGGGCGAGCGCGTCTGGGCTTCGGCCAATGCGGATGCTGCCGCCCCGAATACCGTGTTGCGCCCGGTGTAGACCACGAGCGCGATCGCCTCGCCGGTCTGCGCCACCGCGCCGCGAAACAGCGCACTCGACGTGTCGTCGGGATCGGCGCATGGCCCCGCGCGCTTCTGCACCGGGTAAGGCTCGCCGGTGAGCGCCGCCTCGCCGGCGGTGAGGGCTGTGCTCTCCAGGATGAGCGCATCGGCCGGGATGATGTCGCCGGCGCGAACGCGCAGAATATCGCCGGGGACGACCTGCTCGACGTCGATCTGGCCGAACGCACCGTCCCGCTTGACCTCGGCCTTCAGCGCCACCGAGCGGCGGAGGATGTCCGCGGCCCGCACGGCGTGGCCTTCCTGAATGGTGTCGAGCCCGATCGAGAGCGTCAGGATCAAGACGATGATGAGCCCGCCGATCCCGTCGCCGGTGAGCATCGAGGCGACGCCCGCAACCAGCAGGATCAGCGACAGCGGCTCCAGCAGCCGGCGCAGGATCGCGTGCGCCGCCCCCTCGATCCGCGGCGCTGCGTCGCTGTTCGGCCCGAAGCGGTCGAGGCGTTCGGCCGCTTGCGCTGCAGACAACCCCGTGAGCTCGCAGCCCAGCCGGCTGCAAAGGTCAAGGGCGGACAGACGCCAGAAACCGGCGTCGGTGCGGGTTGGTTTCTCCAGCAAGCGAAGCTCCCGGTTCCAAGGCGTCGTGTGGCGGCAGATGGCCCTGAATTCATCGTCACCTATTGACCTAAAGCAATTTGGAATGCCGGCGGTCCGGGAGCGATATGGACCTGGCGCGGCGCTGCGACCGCATCATCGAAGTGGTTGACGGCCGCATCCGGGCCTAAGGTTGTAGAGCCGGCCGGGCAAGACGGATTTTTAGGCTAAATCAAGGGCTTGGATCGCGCGTTGGGCCGCGAAAAAGCTCCGTTCTTGCTTGCCTAGAGAGGCCGCTTCCTTTATCCGGTTGAGCTGCCTCGCGTGCGAGCGGCCTAGGCCGTGACTTGGGCTGGGCGCATCTAAAATTCTGCAGAGGGATTACCCGCGAATGGCCAATGTTGTCGTCGTCGGCGCCCAGTGGGGCGACGAGGGAAAGGGCAAGATCGTCGACTGGTTGTCGGAGCAGGCGGATATCGTGGTCCGCTTCCAGGGCGGTCATAACGCCGGCCATACGCTGGTCATCAACGGCAAGACCTACAAGCTCGCGCTGCTGCCCTCGGGCGTGTTGCGCGAGCACAAGCTGTCGGTGATCGGCAACGGCGTGGTGTTCGATCCCGCGGCCTTCCTCGACGAGGTGGGCAAGCTGCGGTCGCAGGGCGTCGCGGTCTCGCCGGACAATCTGCGGATTGCCGAGAACGTCACCCTGATCCTGCCGCTGCATCGTGAACTCGATGCCCTGCGCGAGTCGTCCAACGCGGCGACCGCGATCGGGACCACCCGCCGCGGCATCGGCCCCGCCTACGAAGACAAGGTCGGCCGCCGCGCCATTCGCCTGATGGACCTCGCCGATCTCGACACGCTGCCGCACAAGATCGACCGGCTGCTTGCGCACCACAACGCATTGCGCCGCGGGCTCAACCTGCCGGAGTTCGAGGGCAAGGACATTCTGAAGGAATTGACCGCGCTCGCGCCGCAGCTGCTGCCCTATGCCGAGACGGTGTGGCGGCTGCTCGACATCAAGCGCCGCGAAGGCAAGCGCATGCTGTTCGAGGGGGCGCAAGGCGCGCTGCTCGACGTCGACCACGGCACGTATCCTTACGTCACCTCGTCCAACACGGTGGCGGCGCAGGCGGCGACCGGCTCGGGCCTCGGCCCCGGCGCGGTCGGCTATGTGCTCGGCCTGTGCAAGGCCTATACGACCCGCGTCGGCCAGGGCCCGTTCCCGACCGAGCAGGACAACGCGACCGGCCGCAGGATCGGCGAGCGCGGTCGCGAGTTCGGCACCAATACCGGGCGGCCGCGCCGCTGCGGCTGGTTCGACGCCGTGCTGGTCCGCCAGGCGGTCCGCACCTGCGGCATCAATGGCCTGGCGCTGACCAAGCTCGACATTCTCGACGGCTTCGATTCGATCGAGGTCTGCACCGGCTACAAGCTCGACGGCAAGGAGATCGACCATTTTCCCGCCGGCGAGGGCGCGCAAGCCCGGGTCGAGCCGATCTACGAGACCATCGAAGGCTGGAAGGAGCCGACCGCGAACGCCCGGTCGTGGGCCGACCTGCCGGCCCAGGCCATCAAATATGTCCGCCGGATCGAGGAATTGGTGGGGTGCCCGGTCGCACTGCTTTCCACCAGCCCCGAACGCGAGGATACTATTCTGGTGCAAAATCCGTTTGAGGCTTAACGATATCTTACCGGGACGTGCGCTAGTTGAGTTCAAATGGCTGATTACTATCCGCTGATCGCCCGCGCTATTTCCGCCCTGGACCCCAACGCTCCCGGCGAAAGCCGTCGCGCGCTCTATGAGCGGGCGCGCACGGCTCTGATCGCGCAGCTCCGCAGCGTGCAGCCGCCGCTCTCCGAATCCGAGATCACCCGCGAACGGCTGTCGCTGGAAGAGGCTGTCCGCAAGGTCGAGTCGGAGGCCGCCCAGCGCGCCCGCGAGGCCTCGCGTCCCGGCGGCGGTGCCCGCCCCGGCGGCAGCGGCGATGCGTTCCGCCGGGCCAGCGCCCGCGCCACTGAGGCTAACTCGCCTGCATCTTCTCAGCCGCCTGCTCCGCCGCGCGCGCGTCAGCCCGCACCGCCGCCGCCGCGCAACGACCGCCCGCCACTCGGCGGTGACGACCAGGGCGATGCCCAGCGTCCGCCGCGTGCTCCTCGTTTCGACGCGCCGCGCCAGCCGCCTCCGCCGGAGCAGCCACCGCCGGCCGGGCGTGATCGCTCTGCCCCGCGCCGCCCGCAGGATGCCGGACCGCCGCCGCCGCCGGCCCCTGGCGTGCGCGGCTTTCGCGACATCACCGCCGACGTCAATGATCTCGGCGGCGCCGCCGCGCAGGCCAGCCGCGCCGCGCGCCGCACTTACGCCAACGTGCCCTCGCCCTCGCCGGAATTCGACCGGCTCGAGCCGAGCCTGGAAAATCGCGCGGCCGAGCCGGACGCGCCTTATTCCTATGACGAGTCGGTCGAGGAGGCGGAGCGCTATACGCCGCGGCAGTCCTCGGGTCGCCCGCACATCCCCGTCCTCGGCCGCGATGCCAAGAAGGCCAAGCGCGGCTCGATCTTCCCGTTCAAGAGCGCAATCGCCATCGGCATCGTGCTGATCCTGGTCGGCGCCGGCATTCTCTGGGGCAAGTCATTGGTCCAGACCGCGAGCGGTCTGTTCAAGTCCTCGCCGACCCAGGTGGTGGAGGCGCCCAAGGACACTTCGCAGCCGCAGAGCAAGCCCAAGATCCCGGATCGCGTCGGCCAGCCTTCGGCGAGCGACCAGCCGGTCGCGCCGGTGGCGCAGAAGGTCGTGCTCTATGACGAGGATCCGTCCGATCCCAAGGGCAAGCAATATGTCGGCTCGGTGGTGTGGCGGCTCGAGCCGATCAAGGCGTCCGGCAACCAGAAGGCCGACGTCGCGGTGCGCGCCGACATCGACATTCCCGAACGCAAGTTCAAGATGACGATGTCGTTCCGCCGCAACACCGACCCTCGCTGCCGGCGAGCCATACCGCGGAATTGACCTTCGTCCTGCCGCCGGATTTTCCGGGCGGCAGCGTCTCCAACGTGCCGGGCATCCTGATGAAGTCGAACGAGCAGGCGCGCGGAACGCCGCTCGCGGGCCTCGCGGTCAAGGTCACCGACGGCTTCTTCCTGGTCGGCCTCTCCAACGTCGATGCCGACCGCAGCCGCAATATCCAGCTCCTGAAGGAGCGTTCCTGGTTCGACGTGCCGCTGGTCTACGCCAACCAGCGCCGCGCCATCATCGCCATCGAGAAGGGCGCCCCCGGCGAGCGCGCCTTCAACGACGCCTTCGCGCAGTGGGGCGACTAGAGCTCTTCTCTTCTCACCGAAGAAGGTCGTCATGCGCGGGCCTGTCCCGCCTGCGCGGCCGAAGCCGCTTCGGCGAGGCGAAGGCCCGGGCATCCACCTTGTGTCTTGGGCGAGGCGTCGATGGCCGGGACAAGCCCGGCCATGACGCTCAGGACAGTCTATTGCACGGCCGCTTCGCGCTTGCGCGATGCTGAGTGCTCGCGCTCCATCACGGCGCGGCAGCCGGGGCTGACCTGCGATTTGTTCCGCACCATGCATGCGGTGACCCGCGGGATATCCGGGATTTCACGGGAGCACAGCCGCATCGCATCGCCCGAGCACATCTGCTGCGCTTCGGACGAGAAGGCGAGGCTCGGCGTGGTCTGCAAGACGAGAGTAGCGCTGACGAAGGTGAACAGCGTGGCGATGATCTGTTGGCGTGTCATGTAGATAGGTCCCCAAGTTTGCCGCGGATCTGAGCCGCTTGATTTTTGGGGCGCCGCACGCGGCTTGCTTTGCCGCATGTCACAGCCATCACGCCAGGAGCCTAGTCCCGCATGTGGTGCTCGATCTCGGATGATGTTCAGATCGAAAAGTGCTGCGCCGCCCGAGCGAAGTATGCGCCATTGTCACGAGGCTGCAATGGGAGGCGCAAAGGAATTCGCGATTGTTGCGCCTTCGACACGTCGGTCGGCGTGTTCCGTGAAAAGTGGCGCTAAGGTGATGCGCTCGCCTCTTCCGTTTCGGCATCGCCGAGCGCCGCGGCGTGGTCTTCGACGGCGGTGACGCCCTTCGCGGTCAGCTCGAACAGATCGCCGTCCTTCATCACATAGCCCTCGGCGATCAGCTCGCCGATCTTGCCGTGCAGGTCGTCGGAAAACGCCACCGACTGGCTGATGTCCCGCAGGATCGAGAGCTGGTCGTCGCGCAGCATGTCCGACATTTTCAACCTCCGAGGGCTTGAGCCTCACATGCCGTGGCTCTCGAACACCTTGCTGCACGATCTGGACAGCTTGGCGCGGTTGGCTTGCAGGCAACCTTGCACCGCACCGTCATTGCCGAGGTCCTTGCGGCAGAGCCGCGAGGCGTCGCGCGAGCAGGCGCGCTGCTCCTGAGGCGAGCCCATATGGCCCTGCGCGCGCACGGGCGCGTTCGCCAAGCCACCGAGCGCCGTCAGTGTGATTGTCGCCAGCAAGAACAGGTTACGAGGCATCGTCAGCTCCAAATCCGGCAGGTAATTTCAACTCCTGTCTGAACTCGTCGCTTTGTCACTTGTTCCCCGAACGGCTCGCGACCCCGCTGTTCAAGGTTCCGGTCGCACTGCTATAAAACCCGCTGGATGTGAGGAGTCCTTAATGAAACGCTATCTGGTGTTTGCGCTGGTCGGTCCGTTCGTTGGCGGGTTCCTGCTGCTGCTGACGACGACCTACCAGTCCGGCTACTGGACCCAGACCAATCTCGGCGAGGTCGGCAAGCTGTTCGTGGTGTTCTTCAAGACCCTGCAATACAGCTATTTGTTCGGCTTCCTGCCGTCGCTGATGATCGGGGCGGTGGATGACATCCTGCTCCACGTCAGGCGTATCGGCCCGCTGCTGCGGATGCTGCTGGTGGGGCTGTTCGCCTTCATCCTGGCCGCGCTGACCTACGGCTCGCGCGGATCGGATCCGGGCGCGGTGCAGTTCATCCTGTACGGACTGGTCGGTCTCGTGCCGGCGATGCTTTCATCCTGGCTGGTGCATCGCTATGTCGAGGAGCCGCAGCAGGCCGCGGCGGCGACTTGAGCGCGACGTTCGGACGCTCCGGCGCAACCTCCGCCACGCTGGCGCGTTCTTGAAAGCCATGACGATGTCCGACGACGATATTCTTGCGCCGCGTAAACCTCGTTCCGGGGGCCGTTCCCGCGCGGGCGCCGAGCCGCGTGGGCCGATCATCGACCAGGAGGGCCATGAGATCCGGCCCGAGACGCTGGAGCAGGGATTTCGCGAGTTTCGTTTCGAGTTCGGCAAGGACAACCCGTTCGGTGCGAACCCTTTCGGCAATCTGACGCGGGAGCAGCGCATCGCGCGGCTCGAGGCCATCGCAAAGCTGCTCGATGTCGCCTTCGTTCTGCCGGGCACCAATATCCGTTACGGCATCGACGGGCTGATCGGGCTGATCCCGATCATCGGCGATCTCATCACCACCGCGATCTCGCTGTGGCTGGTGCGCGAGGCGCGCGCCCTGGGGGCGCCCTGGTATCTCACCGCGCGGATGCTCGGCAATGTCGCAGTCGATGGCGTGGTCGGCATGGTGCCGTTCGCGGGCGACGCCTTCGATGTGATGTTCCGCGCCAACATGCGCAACGTGCGCCTGTTGCGGCGCTGGCTCGACAAGCAGCCGCGCGTCTAGCGAGGTTGTTCGCCTCTCCCGCAAGCGGGAGGGCCATCGCATATGAGGCCGATTTCTCTGCGGCCATCCTTCGAGACGCCCGCCTTTGGCGGGCCCTCAGGATGAGGACCGAGTGTGCGGCAGCAATTTTAACGGGCTCCGATTGCCGCTTAGCCTCATCCTGAGGAGACCGCGAAGCGGTCGTCTCGAAGGACGAGGCGCGCGCTCAGGCCGGCCAGCAGCCATATCCGATAGCCCTGCCGCAAGCGCGGAGACGGAGAAGAAATAGCTCCGCAGAACGCGAAAAGCGCGACGACCGTTGGGTCGTCGCGCTTTCAGCGCACATGGGAAGGCTTGCGAAAAAGAAAGGCTTGCGAAAAAGCTTACGCCGCGTCGGCGTCGGCTTCCGCGACCGGCTCGGGCTTGCGGTGGCGGGGCAGGGGGAAGGCTTCGCTCTCGTAGAGCGAGCGGATGCCGTTCTGGTCGAAGCGCGCTTCCTCCACCTGAAGGTAGGCGCCGTTCAGCGAGTCCGTCGGCAACTGCTCCATTGCGAACTGCACGGCTTCGGCGGCGGTGCCGAACCGCCGATAGGTAAAGCCCGCCCGCTTCTTCTTGCGGATCGCGGCGGGGAAGAGTTCGGCGGAAGTGTTGAAGTTGAACGGACGCAGTGGACGCATGGTCAAAGACCTCGTGATCTTCTCTGGGGCTTTAAGCGCGTGGGGTTGAGGAGGGCGAAGACCCGATTGAGGGGCCCGCCCTGCGCATCATTTTCATCATCTAATATAGGCCGATTTGACAAAATTGCGACCCCTGAGATGGGAGATGATGAATCCACGCATGGCAGGCCCGCAACCGCGATAAATCAAATTATATCAACGTCTTAGATGGTTTACAGCTTGCCAAGAAGCAGCAGCACGATCAGCACCACGAGCACGACGCCACCGATCCCCATGCCGGAATGGCCCATACCGTAGCCATAACCGCCGATGCGGCCCGACCAGCCGCCCAGCAGATAAATGATCACCAGGATGATCAGGATGGTCCCGAGTGACATGGCTTCCTCCCTGGCGGCCGCCGAAGTGCGATGACCGGCCGCGCCGCCAGAGAAGAAAAGCACATCGCGCCGCCGGGTTCCACGTCGGAACCCGGCGGCGCGGGATGTTATTTCGGCTCGAGCTTCAGCGAAGCCGAATTGATGCAGTAGCGCAGGCCCGTCGGTCCGGGGCCGTCCGGGAAAACATGGCCCAAATGGCCGCTGCATTTGGAGCAGAGCACCTCGGTGCGGACCATGCCGTGGCTGACGTCCCGCTCTTCGTCGACATGGCTGTCGACGGCGGGCTGGGTGAAGCTCGGCCAGCCGCAGCCGGAATCGAACTTGGCATCGGACTCGAACAGCACGTTGCCGCAGCCGGCGCACACATAAGTGCCGGCGCGGTGGTCATGCTCATATTCACCTGAGAAGGGACGCTCGGTCGCCTTCTCCCGCAGCACGGCGTATTGCATCGGCGACAATTCCTGCCGCCACTGCTCCTCGCTCTTGATGACCTTGTCGCCTGTGGTTTTCGTCTTGGTGTCGGGCATGGGTCTCCCGTTTTTTCTCGATGATCTCGCGATCAGTTGGTGGCCTTGCTGGCACTCACCAGCGTCGGCTTCTCAATGTAGTTATCCGCGAACAGCTTTTTCAGGTTCTCGACCTTCGGGATGTCGTTATAGGCGATGTAGGGCTGGTTCGGGTGCAGCGTCAGATAGTCCTGGTGATAGGCTTCCGCCGGGTAGAACGCCTCCAGCGCGCCGACCTTGGTCACGATCGGCTTGCTGAAGACCTTGGCGCCGTTGAGCTGGGCGATATAGGCCTCCGCGACCTTCTTCTGCTCGTCGCTGGTGGTGAAGATCGCCGAGCGATATTGCGTGCCGCTGTCCGGGCCCTGGCGGTTGAGCTGGGTCGGGTCGTGCGCCACCGAGAAGTAGATCTGGAGGATCTTGCCGTAGGAGATTTTCTTCGGGTCGTACTTGATCTCGACCGACTCTGCGTGGCCGGTCGTCCCGGACGACACGGTGTGGTAGTCGGCGGTCGCCTTGCTGCCGCCGGCATAGCCGGAGACCGCGTTGACGACGCCCGCGGTGTGCTGAAACACGCCCTGCACGCCCCAGAAGCAACCGCCGGCAATCACCGCGGTCTGGATGCCGCTGGCGGGCGCTGCGTCCATCGCGGGGGCGGGGATGACGACTGCGTCCTCCGCGGCGCGGGTCGGTGCAGCAAAGGCCAGCGTCATGGCGGTGGTCGCGGCAAGCAGGGACAGGAGGGCGGGGCGGCGCATGGCGGATCCTCTTTTCCGAAGGTCTGACAGTCTAGGGCGGCCGAGGCTGAGCGAACAGCCTGCCCGGCGGCATTTGGTGACCTGAGATACGGGCCCCGCTTGCCGATGTTACGCCGGGACGGACACGAGTCCGTGAGAAACGCCGCCTGA encodes the following:
- the mgtA gene encoding magnesium-translocating P-type ATPase, whose product is MLEKPTRTDAGFWRLSALDLCSRLGCELTGLSAAQAAERLDRFGPNSDAAPRIEGAAHAILRRLLEPLSLILLVAGVASMLTGDGIGGLIIVLILTLSIGLDTIQEGHAVRAADILRRSVALKAEVKRDGAFGQIDVEQVVPGDILRVRAGDIIPADALILESTALTAGEAALTGEPYPVQKRAGPCADPDDTSSALFRGAVAQTGEAIALVVYTGRNTVFGAAASALAEAQTRSPFERDLREFGLVIARATLALVLVVLTVRVVFGRPVMDSLLFAVALAVGLTPELLPMITTVTLSRGALRMAGRKVIVKRLAAIHDLGAMTVLCTDKTGTLTSAEITLARSLDVDGKDDARAARLGAIAAALGGDRGSLDAALAASQPDAAQGWILAGRQAFDFSRRLGSVLATGPEQDALLIVKGAPETVLELCTTQRGGAIDEDARTAAMARVHQLAMEGLRCVAIASRPWNGATREVETEDETGLVFEGLCAFADPPKPTAAAAIARLAAAGIRLKILSGDDPLVVKRLAGLVGLNAGRVLSGADIAELSDEALAVQVRSADAFGRLAPDQKSRIVKALQAGGEVVGFLGDGINDAPALKASDIGLSVEGATGVAQAAADMILLASDLEVVADGVEEGRRTFANIMKYVRMGASSNFGNMLSMAIASMALPFLPMLPTQILLNNLLYDLSELGIPFDQVSRAATAQPQVWSMRRLVRFAGIMGPLSSVFDFLTFGALIMLFHASPEEFRSAWFIESMATQILVIFIIRTNGRPWQNWPDPVLSISSLIALVVAMVLPFTPLGSWFGFVAPPPLMMTGIAALVVIYLVCAELLKPFAISAGRKA
- a CDS encoding adenylosuccinate synthase, whose translation is MANVVVVGAQWGDEGKGKIVDWLSEQADIVVRFQGGHNAGHTLVINGKTYKLALLPSGVLREHKLSVIGNGVVFDPAAFLDEVGKLRSQGVAVSPDNLRIAENVTLILPLHRELDALRESSNAATAIGTTRRGIGPAYEDKVGRRAIRLMDLADLDTLPHKIDRLLAHHNALRRGLNLPEFEGKDILKELTALAPQLLPYAETVWRLLDIKRREGKRMLFEGAQGALLDVDHGTYPYVTSSNTVAAQAATGSGLGPGAVGYVLGLCKAYTTRVGQGPFPTEQDNATGRRIGERGREFGTNTGRPRRCGWFDAVLVRQAVRTCGINGLALTKLDILDGFDSIEVCTGYKLDGKEIDHFPAGEGAQARVEPIYETIEGWKEPTANARSWADLPAQAIKYVRRIEELVGCPVALLSTSPEREDTILVQNPFEA
- the msrB gene encoding peptide-methionine (R)-S-oxide reductase MsrB; this encodes MPDTKTKTTGDKVIKSEEQWRQELSPMQYAVLREKATERPFSGEYEHDHRAGTYVCAGCGNVLFESDAKFDSGCGWPSFTQPAVDSHVDEERDVSHGMVRTEVLCSKCSGHLGHVFPDGPGPTGLRYCINSASLKLEPK
- a CDS encoding DUF4112 domain-containing protein; translation: MTMSDDDILAPRKPRSGGRSRAGAEPRGPIIDQEGHEIRPETLEQGFREFRFEFGKDNPFGANPFGNLTREQRIARLEAIAKLLDVAFVLPGTNIRYGIDGLIGLIPIIGDLITTAISLWLVREARALGAPWYLTARMLGNVAVDGVVGMVPFAGDAFDVMFRANMRNVRLLRRWLDKQPRV
- a CDS encoding DUF3309 family protein, coding for MSLGTILIILVIIYLLGGWSGRIGGYGYGMGHSGMGIGGVVLVVLIVLLLLGKL
- a CDS encoding DUF5413 family protein — encoded protein: MKRYLVFALVGPFVGGFLLLLTTTYQSGYWTQTNLGEVGKLFVVFFKTLQYSYLFGFLPSLMIGAVDDILLHVRRIGPLLRMLLVGLFAFILAALTYGSRGSDPGAVQFILYGLVGLVPAMLSSWLVHRYVEEPQQAAAAT
- the msrA gene encoding peptide-methionine (S)-S-oxide reductase MsrA; the encoded protein is MRRPALLSLLAATTAMTLAFAAPTRAAEDAVVIPAPAMDAAPASGIQTAVIAGGCFWGVQGVFQHTAGVVNAVSGYAGGSKATADYHTVSSGTTGHAESVEIKYDPKKISYGKILQIYFSVAHDPTQLNRQGPDSGTQYRSAIFTTSDEQKKVAEAYIAQLNGAKVFSKPIVTKVGALEAFYPAEAYHQDYLTLHPNQPYIAYNDIPKVENLKKLFADNYIEKPTLVSASKATN